Proteins from one Mucilaginibacter jinjuensis genomic window:
- a CDS encoding pseudouridine synthase — protein MAFRKPGNSRDDRPSGSTGRNARDGKKDWNKPSDSRSSAPKSNDRNSKDSPRAGRRPNAGAADRASNTDKPYGDRPSRGTSSERPYSGRPERGASDKPFGDRPKRTSSDRPYSPRAERSGSDKPSFGDRPSRGSSDRPYSGRPERSGSSDRPSRGGSDRPYSGRPERSEGGDRPTGGRPSRGGFDKPAGDRPFRKPSLGEKSFSRRPPSTQRPASEQGDKNNRGYTKTIDRRERSRPGDYDANGNKPERTLRAKKPSTATPKDDGLMRLNRYISNAGICSRRKADELIIAGVVSVNGEVISELGHKVDPYKDVIKYNGETLKREKMVYVLLNKPKDYITTTDDPMERRTVMQLVDKASKERIYPVGRLDRNTTGLLLMTNDGDLADKLSHPKNNISKLYMVELDKGLTQGDLNKIGFGVELEDGFIKPDSVSYVAGGTKKEVGIQIHSGRNRIVRRIFEHLGYEVVKLDRSVYANLTKKDLPRGRWRYLDEKEVIQLKHLV, from the coding sequence ATGGCTTTTAGAAAACCAGGCAATAGTCGCGACGACAGGCCTTCAGGATCTACCGGTAGAAATGCCAGAGACGGAAAGAAAGATTGGAACAAACCTTCAGATTCCAGATCATCCGCTCCAAAATCAAACGACAGAAACAGTAAAGATTCTCCACGTGCAGGCCGCAGGCCAAATGCAGGTGCAGCAGACCGTGCAAGTAATACAGACAAACCTTACGGAGATCGCCCGTCAAGAGGCACATCATCAGAGCGTCCATACAGCGGCCGCCCAGAGCGTGGTGCTTCCGACAAACCGTTTGGCGACCGTCCAAAACGCACTTCATCAGACAGGCCTTACAGCCCACGTGCAGAACGCAGTGGATCTGACAAGCCTTCTTTTGGCGACAGACCATCACGCGGTTCATCAGACAGACCATACAGTGGCCGACCTGAACGCAGTGGTTCTTCTGACCGCCCGTCACGCGGCGGTTCTGACAGGCCATACAGCGGCCGCCCAGAGCGCAGCGAAGGTGGCGACAGGCCAACCGGAGGCCGCCCATCACGCGGTGGCTTTGACAAACCGGCAGGCGACCGCCCGTTCCGCAAACCATCATTAGGCGAAAAAAGCTTTTCGCGCCGTCCGCCTTCAACCCAACGCCCTGCATCAGAGCAAGGTGATAAAAATAACCGTGGCTATACCAAAACTATCGACAGACGTGAGCGATCACGCCCGGGCGATTATGATGCCAACGGTAATAAACCAGAGCGTACGTTAAGAGCTAAAAAACCAAGCACAGCAACGCCGAAAGATGACGGCTTGATGCGCCTGAACCGTTATATCTCTAACGCAGGGATCTGCTCTCGCCGTAAAGCTGATGAGCTGATTATTGCAGGTGTGGTTTCTGTTAACGGCGAAGTTATTTCTGAGTTGGGCCACAAAGTTGATCCATACAAGGATGTAATCAAATACAACGGCGAAACCCTGAAACGCGAAAAAATGGTTTATGTACTGTTAAACAAACCGAAGGACTACATCACCACTACTGATGACCCGATGGAGCGCCGTACCGTTATGCAACTGGTTGACAAAGCCAGCAAAGAACGCATTTATCCGGTTGGCCGTTTAGACCGTAACACCACAGGTTTATTGCTGATGACCAACGACGGTGATTTAGCCGATAAACTTTCGCATCCAAAAAATAACATCTCTAAATTATACATGGTTGAACTTGACAAAGGTTTAACTCAAGGCGATTTAAATAAAATAGGCTTCGGAGTTGAGCTGGAAGATGGTTTTATTAAACCGGATTCTGTTTCGTATGTAGCCGGTGGCACCAAAAAAGAAGTGGGCATCCAGATCCATAGCGGCCGCAACCGTATTGTTCGCCGTATATTTGAACACCTGGGCTACGAAGTTGTAAAACTCGACCGCTCTGTTTACGCCAACCTTACCAAAAAAGACCTACCCCGCGGACGCTGGAGATACCTTGACGAAAAAGAGGTGATCCAACTGAAACATTTGGTTTAA
- a CDS encoding lactonase family protein — MKKLLLIVMLLASGLTYAQKPAPKTLDLVIGTYTKGTSKGIYVYRFYTESGKLAYLSQVATSNPSYLTVSSNNKFVYAVNEDGKDGGVSSFTFDAKTGVMQPINNQPSQGADPCYISVDKAQKNVFVANYSSGNLSVLPVNADGSLGAVKQNIKDEGKGANASRQEGPHVHTAVLSPDEKYVFYSDLGTDKLNATRYKASDAQPLTPLPENLITIPAGSGPRHIDFTPDHKYVYLITELAGNVFGFEYHGGKLKQIQSITMLPDGFTGDVGAADIHVSPDGRFLYASNRGSANDIVTYSINQENGQLTYVDRVSTLGKGPRNFVIDPTGSFLLVANQNSDSVITYKIDKTTGKLMHAGVTLTIGNPVCLKFTPAQ, encoded by the coding sequence ATGAAAAAATTACTGCTTATAGTAATGCTCCTGGCTTCGGGCTTAACTTATGCCCAGAAGCCTGCCCCAAAAACATTAGATCTTGTTATCGGCACGTATACCAAAGGCACCAGCAAGGGTATTTATGTATACCGTTTTTATACCGAAAGTGGCAAGCTGGCTTATTTGAGCCAGGTGGCTACCAGCAACCCATCGTACCTTACAGTAAGCAGCAACAACAAGTTTGTTTATGCTGTTAATGAAGATGGCAAAGATGGCGGCGTTAGCTCATTTACTTTTGATGCTAAAACCGGGGTAATGCAGCCCATCAACAATCAGCCTTCACAAGGAGCAGATCCTTGCTATATTTCGGTTGATAAAGCGCAGAAAAACGTTTTTGTGGCTAACTACTCAAGCGGTAACCTGTCTGTATTACCTGTTAATGCCGATGGCTCGCTGGGTGCGGTTAAGCAGAACATTAAAGATGAAGGCAAAGGTGCAAACGCTTCACGCCAGGAAGGCCCACACGTACATACGGCTGTATTGTCGCCCGATGAGAAATATGTATTCTACAGCGATCTGGGTACCGATAAGCTGAATGCTACACGCTACAAAGCATCAGATGCACAGCCATTAACACCACTGCCAGAAAATCTGATTACCATACCTGCAGGCAGTGGCCCGCGTCATATCGATTTCACTCCTGATCATAAATACGTATACCTGATCACTGAATTGGCAGGTAATGTTTTTGGCTTTGAGTACCATGGCGGTAAATTAAAACAGATTCAATCTATCACCATGTTGCCTGATGGCTTTACCGGTGATGTGGGTGCTGCTGATATTCATGTTTCGCCTGATGGTCGTTTCCTTTATGCTTCAAACCGTGGCTCGGCAAATGATATTGTAACTTATTCCATTAATCAGGAGAATGGTCAGTTGACTTATGTTGATCGCGTATCAACCCTGGGTAAAGGCCCGCGTAACTTTGTAATCGACCCAACCGGTTCGTTCCTGCTGGTTGCCAATCAGAATAGCGACAGTGTAATTACTTATAAGATAGATAAAACTACCGGAAAACTTATGCATGCAGGCGTTACGCTAACCATTGGTAACCCGGTTTGTCTGAAGTTTACACCGGCGCAGTAG
- the bshA gene encoding N-acetyl-alpha-D-glucosaminyl L-malate synthase BshA, with protein sequence MKIGIVCYPTFGGSGVVATELGKALADRGHQVHFVTYNQPARLDLFSENLFYHEVTVSKYPLFDFPPYELALASRLVDVVRFEKLDVLHVHYAIPHASAAFMAKQILATYGISIPVVTTLHGTDITLVGNDRTYKPVVEFSINKSDGVTAVSEHLKKDTYRFFDIQKDIRVITNFIDLSRFSLKPKDHFKKAIAPEGEKILVHTSNFRRVKHAQDVVRIFAKVNAVIPSKLLMVGDGQDRPECEQLARDLGVSGNVRFLGKQDAVEEILSVSDLFLMPSQSESFGLAALEAMACKVPVISSNTGGLPELNVEGVTGFLRDVGDVDGMAERAIYILEDEERLAKFKENALEHARTFELSNILPQYEAMYQEVIDNLQPVTTAP encoded by the coding sequence ATGAAAATCGGAATTGTATGTTACCCAACGTTTGGCGGCAGCGGCGTTGTGGCTACAGAGTTGGGTAAAGCACTGGCTGACCGCGGTCACCAGGTGCATTTTGTTACTTATAACCAACCTGCCCGTCTCGACCTGTTTTCAGAGAACCTTTTTTACCACGAAGTTACCGTAAGCAAATATCCGCTGTTTGATTTTCCGCCGTATGAACTGGCCCTGGCCAGCCGTTTGGTTGATGTAGTGCGTTTCGAAAAGCTGGATGTACTACACGTGCATTACGCTATTCCGCATGCCTCAGCAGCGTTTATGGCTAAGCAGATATTGGCTACTTATGGCATCAGCATCCCGGTGGTTACCACACTGCACGGTACCGATATTACTTTAGTGGGTAATGACCGTACTTACAAGCCGGTGGTTGAATTTTCGATCAATAAAAGCGATGGCGTTACCGCTGTTTCTGAGCATTTGAAGAAAGATACTTACCGCTTCTTCGATATTCAGAAAGATATCAGGGTGATCACCAACTTCATCGACCTGAGCCGTTTTAGCCTGAAACCGAAAGATCATTTCAAAAAAGCAATAGCTCCCGAAGGAGAAAAAATACTGGTGCATACCTCCAACTTCCGCCGCGTAAAACATGCGCAGGATGTGGTAAGGATTTTTGCTAAGGTGAATGCCGTTATCCCCTCAAAATTACTGATGGTGGGTGATGGGCAGGATCGCCCGGAATGTGAGCAACTGGCCCGCGATTTAGGTGTAAGCGGTAATGTGCGCTTTTTAGGTAAACAAGATGCGGTAGAAGAAATCCTGTCGGTATCGGATCTGTTCCTGATGCCATCGCAATCAGAAAGCTTTGGTTTGGCAGCGCTGGAAGCAATGGCCTGCAAGGTGCCTGTTATAAGCTCAAACACAGGCGGCTTGCCTGAATTGAACGTGGAGGGTGTTACCGGATTTTTACGTGATGTTGGCGATGTTGATGGTATGGCCGAGCGCGCTATCTATATTCTGGAAGATGAAGAAAGACTGGCAAAATTCAAAGAAAATGCTTTGGAGCATGCCCGCACTTTCGAGCTTTCGAATATATTGCCGCAATATGAAGCCATGTACCAGGAGGTTATTGATAACCTGCAACCTGTTACCACAGCACCTTGA
- a CDS encoding GNAT family N-acetyltransferase, translating to MIRLAKFEDYPALQQLINLSVRSLSTDFYTSHQIESALNYIFGIDSQLITDGTYYVAQKDDILVGCGGWSKRQTLFGGDQHKNIEDPLLDPAKDAARIRAFFVNPGYARQGIGRQIIKVCEDAALADGFRSIELGATLPGVPLYKAMGYDAIEDVDVPMPDGEILEIVKMRKELL from the coding sequence ATGATCCGCCTTGCTAAATTTGAAGACTACCCTGCTTTACAGCAACTAATTAACCTTTCGGTACGGAGCCTTAGTACCGATTTTTATACAAGCCACCAGATAGAAAGCGCACTTAATTATATTTTCGGAATTGATAGCCAATTAATTACAGATGGCACTTATTACGTAGCCCAAAAAGACGATATACTTGTTGGTTGCGGTGGCTGGAGCAAACGCCAAACGCTTTTCGGAGGCGATCAGCATAAAAATATTGAAGACCCCTTACTCGATCCAGCTAAAGACGCAGCACGTATCAGGGCATTTTTTGTAAACCCGGGCTACGCCCGGCAAGGGATAGGCAGGCAAATTATAAAAGTATGTGAAGATGCCGCGCTGGCCGATGGTTTCCGCAGTATAGAGTTAGGCGCAACCCTGCCCGGCGTACCGCTTTATAAAGCGATGGGATACGATGCCATTGAGGATGTTGACGTACCGATGCCTGATGGTGAAATACTGGAAATTGTAAAAATGAGAAAAGAGCTCTTGTAA
- a CDS encoding VOC family protein, with protein MKPVNIPEGSQQVMPYLVVPGATKFFEFMHQVFDAEEVYKAMRDETTIQHAELMIGNHKVMFCDSTDTYLPQPAGMFVYVDDCDAVYQKALAAGATSVMPPSDMDYGRSGGVKDPFNNIWWVTAV; from the coding sequence ATGAAACCAGTAAACATTCCCGAAGGCTCTCAGCAGGTAATGCCCTATTTAGTTGTACCTGGCGCCACTAAATTCTTCGAATTTATGCATCAAGTTTTCGATGCCGAAGAAGTGTACAAAGCCATGCGCGATGAAACCACTATTCAACACGCCGAGCTGATGATAGGGAACCACAAAGTAATGTTTTGCGACAGTACCGATACCTATTTGCCCCAACCCGCAGGTATGTTTGTTTATGTAGATGATTGCGATGCGGTTTACCAGAAAGCCCTCGCTGCCGGCGCCACTTCGGTTATGCCGCCATCTGATATGGATTATGGTAGATCAGGCGGAGTGAAGGATCCGTTTAATAATATTTGGTGGGTAACGGCGGTTTAG
- a CDS encoding AraC family transcriptional regulator, with amino-acid sequence MCGNGFHYQGDFAEIINEQHEGGWKAGLHFQSGVYRRFITTQNFGIFGAYVYPYAIPQLLNMPSSEVTGEMLDVKELFGSDGHRLEEEMMLAADNTNRAKILSAFLERRLLFSFTKDTHIITAIHQVINHTQSVGTVNALADRYALSTRQFNRKFKEYAGFSPKMYLRLMRLRSALNDYGSTKSLTQIALDCGYYDQSHFIHDVKTFTGYHPGHYFSGRAEGQEYRNV; translated from the coding sequence TTGTGTGGAAATGGTTTTCATTACCAGGGTGATTTTGCTGAAATTATAAACGAGCAGCATGAAGGTGGCTGGAAAGCAGGATTGCACTTTCAATCGGGAGTGTACAGGCGGTTTATCACCACGCAAAACTTTGGCATTTTTGGGGCTTATGTGTATCCTTACGCCATTCCGCAATTGTTGAATATGCCATCAAGTGAGGTAACCGGCGAAATGCTGGATGTCAAAGAACTGTTTGGATCTGATGGTCATCGGCTCGAGGAAGAAATGATGCTGGCGGCAGATAATACAAACAGAGCTAAAATTCTCAGCGCGTTTTTAGAGCGGCGTTTATTGTTCTCGTTCACAAAGGATACTCATATTATTACCGCCATTCACCAGGTAATTAATCATACGCAAAGTGTGGGTACTGTAAATGCGTTGGCCGATAGGTATGCGCTTTCAACCCGGCAGTTCAACCGTAAGTTTAAAGAGTATGCAGGTTTCAGCCCTAAAATGTATTTGAGGCTGATGCGTTTGCGGAGTGCCCTCAATGATTATGGCAGCACTAAATCGCTCACCCAGATTGCCTTAGATTGCGGTTATTACGATCAATCGCATTTTATACATGATGTAAAAACTTTTACTGGTTACCATCCCGGCCATTATTTTTCGGGCAGGGCCGAAGGGCAGGAGTATAGAAATGTGTAA
- a CDS encoding DUF6597 domain-containing transcriptional factor, with amino-acid sequence MNYYTIPPPENLKPYVRCFWVLTHDLEANEPAYVYRSVADGCVEMVFITRVILLKL; translated from the coding sequence ATGAATTACTACACCATCCCACCACCCGAAAACCTGAAACCTTACGTAAGGTGTTTCTGGGTATTAACGCATGATTTGGAGGCGAATGAACCTGCCTATGTGTACCGTTCTGTAGCCGATGGTTGTGTGGAAATGGTTTTCATTACCAGGGTGATTTTGCTGAAATTATAA
- a CDS encoding serine hydrolase domain-containing protein: protein MKRNRHRIAVLLLNIFIGTLTACAQPPQAKNLTNQQFLAETKAAAKTTVLLNNQYNLVPLKNLEQIKVASIHFNYSYSAAFDSILTKYTAIKLINGNTYGNKIAALGEDLKLYNTLVFQLTEADVNNSQLMAFITSTQKIKNVVIAFYGPGRALTMLNDVMAPIIWCETVSAVTAQYVPQIIFGGVAATQKLANSFSSKYTSGEGFETTKIRLGYSLPEDVGINSLNLLGIDQIAQEAIRNHATPGCVVLVAKDGKVIFNKAYGNHTYDTSQLPDKVTDIFDMASVTKVSATTPAVMQLVEQGKLNLDSTMGSYLPEARHTNKNDIHLRELMLHQAGLVPYIPFYETLKPDDHSSDSSAAYPTKVADGYYVRKDFYKNVMLPRMLNTALRTRGQYVYSDLSMYFTKEIVETVTAQPLNEYAQQHFYNPLGMQTAGFLPRNRFTRDQIIPTEEDTYFRHTLLIGYVHDQGAALVGGVSGHAGYFCSANDEAILFQMLLNKGTYGGVQYMKPETVDQFTSRQSNVSRRGLGFDGWGPIADSHYPSYNANPGTYGHTGYTGTCVWVDPKDNLIYIFLSNRVYPKVTDKLSSLNIRPRIMDTIYEAIAKGL, encoded by the coding sequence ATGAAAAGAAATAGGCATCGCATTGCCGTATTGCTGCTGAATATATTTATTGGTACGCTAACAGCTTGCGCGCAACCGCCACAGGCTAAAAATTTGACCAACCAACAGTTTTTGGCCGAAACCAAAGCTGCTGCAAAAACTACCGTACTGCTTAACAACCAGTATAACCTGGTGCCCTTAAAAAATCTGGAGCAAATTAAGGTAGCGAGTATCCATTTCAACTACTCGTATTCGGCAGCTTTTGATAGCATCCTGACTAAGTATACCGCTATTAAGCTCATCAATGGTAATACCTACGGTAACAAAATAGCAGCTTTGGGCGAAGACCTAAAGTTGTATAATACGCTTGTTTTTCAACTGACTGAGGCCGATGTGAATAATAGCCAATTAATGGCCTTTATCACATCCACCCAAAAAATCAAAAATGTAGTGATCGCATTTTATGGTCCGGGTAGGGCATTAACTATGCTGAATGATGTGATGGCGCCTATCATCTGGTGCGAAACTGTTTCGGCAGTTACAGCCCAGTATGTACCGCAGATCATCTTTGGCGGTGTGGCTGCCACGCAGAAATTGGCAAACAGCTTCTCATCAAAATATACTTCGGGCGAAGGCTTTGAAACCACTAAGATACGCTTAGGTTATAGCTTGCCCGAAGATGTGGGGATCAACTCACTCAATCTATTGGGCATCGATCAGATTGCGCAGGAAGCCATTCGTAACCATGCTACACCGGGCTGCGTGGTACTGGTAGCTAAGGATGGTAAGGTGATCTTCAATAAAGCTTATGGTAACCATACTTATGATACCAGCCAGTTACCCGATAAAGTGACTGATATTTTCGATATGGCATCGGTAACCAAAGTTTCGGCTACAACACCTGCCGTAATGCAATTGGTAGAGCAGGGCAAACTCAACCTCGATTCAACAATGGGTAGTTACCTGCCCGAAGCCCGTCATACCAATAAAAACGATATCCACCTGCGCGAACTGATGCTGCACCAGGCAGGCTTGGTACCCTACATCCCGTTCTACGAAACATTAAAGCCGGACGATCATAGCAGTGATTCATCAGCAGCCTACCCAACCAAAGTTGCCGATGGTTATTATGTGCGTAAGGATTTTTACAAGAATGTAATGCTGCCACGTATGCTGAACACCGCTTTGCGAACCCGCGGCCAATATGTGTACAGCGACCTGAGCATGTATTTTACCAAAGAAATTGTGGAAACGGTTACAGCCCAGCCTTTGAACGAATATGCGCAGCAGCATTTCTATAATCCGCTCGGTATGCAAACCGCAGGCTTCTTACCACGTAATCGCTTTACCCGCGATCAGATTATCCCTACTGAAGAGGATACTTATTTCCGCCATACTCTATTAATTGGCTATGTACACGATCAGGGCGCTGCGTTGGTTGGAGGTGTATCTGGCCATGCAGGTTATTTCTGCAGTGCGAATGATGAGGCCATCTTGTTCCAGATGTTACTGAACAAAGGAACTTATGGCGGTGTACAATATATGAAGCCCGAAACGGTAGACCAGTTCACCTCGCGCCAGTCAAATGTAAGCCGTCGTGGTTTGGGTTTTGATGGCTGGGGGCCTATTGCAGATAGTCATTATCCTTCATATAATGCTAACCCTGGTACTTACGGCCACACCGGCTACACTGGTACCTGCGTTTGGGTTGATCCAAAAGATAACCTGATCTATATTTTCCTGTCCAACCGCGTTTATCCTAAGGTGACGGATAAGCTTTCGAGCTTGAATATCCGTCCACGCATTATGGATACAATTTATGAGGCGATAGCGAAGGGATTGTAA
- a CDS encoding amidohydrolase, protein MREKLKQICPLLLGIAFASCQQKKEYNADLLIKDAVVYTVDSNFTIANTIVVNGGKIVAVGDADSLENKYKARKVVDAGGKAVYPGFIDAHAHFYEYGMSLQEVHLEGTQSWKEITDSVQNFAKRNTEGWIIGRGWDQNDWKDKQFPNKAKLDSLFPVRPVILSRVDGHAVIVNQAALNIAGIKPGQTIAGGQIETINGKLTGILVDNATHLVQHKIPEPTDALVQEAFTDAQRNCFAVGLTTVDDCGLPYTMINTITQLQHKGALKMRMYVMLSDNPDNFEYLFKHGVYKTPGLDVRAFKVYADGALGSRGACLLKPYADKPGWNGFLLSSQKHFEEVATKLAAKGFQMCTHAIGDSANRVMLKIYAKALKGKNDRRWRIEHSQIVSPEDVKLFGEYNIIPSVQPTHATSDMYWAGQRLGAQRLKTAYAYKDLLKQNGWIPLGTDFPVENINPMFTFYAATERMDQKGFPAGGFQKENALSRVEALKGMTIWAAKANFEEKEKGSIEPGKYADFVILDQDIMKAAGTQLPKVKVLKTYVNGEKVYEKK, encoded by the coding sequence ATGCGTGAAAAACTGAAACAAATATGCCCCCTGTTGCTTGGTATAGCCTTTGCATCGTGCCAACAAAAAAAAGAATATAATGCCGATCTGCTAATTAAAGATGCAGTTGTTTATACGGTTGACAGTAATTTTACCATCGCCAATACCATTGTAGTGAATGGCGGCAAAATTGTAGCTGTTGGCGATGCCGACTCTCTCGAAAATAAATATAAAGCCCGTAAAGTGGTTGATGCAGGCGGTAAAGCGGTTTACCCCGGCTTTATTGATGCACATGCCCACTTTTACGAATATGGAATGAGCCTGCAGGAAGTGCACCTGGAAGGCACCCAAAGCTGGAAAGAAATTACCGACTCGGTGCAAAACTTCGCCAAGCGCAACACCGAAGGCTGGATCATTGGCCGCGGCTGGGACCAAAACGATTGGAAAGACAAGCAATTCCCAAATAAAGCAAAGCTGGATTCACTGTTCCCGGTGAGGCCGGTGATATTATCGCGGGTGGATGGGCATGCAGTTATTGTGAACCAGGCTGCGCTAAACATTGCAGGCATTAAACCCGGACAAACCATTGCCGGTGGGCAAATTGAAACCATCAATGGCAAACTAACCGGTATTTTGGTTGATAACGCCACGCATCTGGTTCAGCATAAAATCCCGGAGCCAACGGATGCTTTGGTACAGGAGGCTTTTACTGATGCCCAGCGCAATTGCTTTGCCGTAGGTTTAACCACGGTTGATGATTGCGGTTTACCCTACACCATGATTAATACCATTACGCAACTGCAGCATAAAGGTGCGTTGAAAATGCGCATGTACGTAATGCTGTCAGACAACCCGGATAATTTCGAATACCTGTTTAAACATGGCGTATATAAAACCCCCGGCCTGGATGTACGCGCGTTTAAAGTTTATGCCGATGGCGCTTTAGGTTCACGCGGTGCCTGTTTGCTAAAACCTTATGCTGATAAACCGGGCTGGAATGGATTTTTGTTAAGCAGCCAAAAACACTTCGAAGAGGTTGCCACCAAACTTGCCGCTAAAGGTTTCCAGATGTGTACGCATGCCATTGGCGATTCGGCCAACCGGGTGATGCTGAAAATTTATGCCAAGGCGCTAAAAGGTAAAAATGACCGCCGCTGGAGGATCGAGCATTCGCAAATTGTATCGCCCGAGGATGTTAAACTTTTTGGTGAGTATAATATTATCCCATCGGTACAGCCTACCCATGCTACCTCTGATATGTACTGGGCTGGGCAGCGTTTAGGTGCGCAACGTTTAAAAACTGCTTATGCCTACAAAGATTTGTTAAAGCAAAATGGATGGATCCCATTGGGTACCGACTTCCCGGTGGAGAATATTAACCCCATGTTTACGTTTTATGCAGCAACCGAGCGGATGGACCAAAAAGGTTTCCCTGCCGGAGGTTTCCAGAAAGAGAATGCATTGAGTCGCGTTGAAGCCCTGAAAGGTATGACCATCTGGGCTGCTAAAGCCAATTTTGAAGAGAAAGAAAAGGGCAGTATTGAGCCCGGAAAGTATGCCGATTTTGTAATCCTCGATCAGGATATTATGAAAGCCGCAGGTACCCAATTACCAAAAGTGAAAGTGCTGAAGACCTATGTTAATGGTGAAAAAGTTTATGAAAAGAAATAG